The following are from one region of the Clostridia bacterium genome:
- a CDS encoding ABC transporter permease: MIIRHAWHIFCKDLLLEWRSKQTISSMLIFAIMVVVMFAFAFQPTRDITRAVFPGMTWVAFTFAGILGLNRAFLSEKQQDCLTGLILAPMDPTAIYFGKVLGTMFLMGVMELIALPLFFVLFDFRLQGSLALLILVILLGTLGFASVGTLLAALAANSRSSELLLPLILFPIIVPVLISSVKATGLILSGGAGVSEVLVWLRLLGVYDLVFLVVPFLLFEFVLEV; the protein is encoded by the coding sequence ATGATTATCCGCCATGCCTGGCACATCTTCTGCAAGGATCTGCTGCTGGAATGGCGTTCCAAGCAAACCATCAGCTCCATGCTGATCTTTGCCATCATGGTGGTGGTGATGTTTGCGTTTGCCTTCCAGCCGACCAGGGACATCACGAGAGCAGTATTCCCGGGCATGACCTGGGTGGCTTTTACCTTTGCCGGTATTTTGGGGCTTAATCGAGCTTTCCTGTCGGAAAAGCAGCAGGACTGCCTGACGGGATTGATCCTGGCGCCCATGGATCCGACGGCCATTTATTTCGGCAAAGTCCTGGGCACCATGTTTCTCATGGGCGTGATGGAGTTAATTGCCCTGCCGTTGTTTTTTGTATTATTTGATTTCCGGCTGCAGGGTTCCCTGGCCCTGCTCATCCTGGTGATCTTATTGGGTACTTTGGGCTTTGCCAGTGTGGGCACTCTGCTCGCGGCACTGGCAGCCAATTCCCGGAGCAGTGAACTCTTGCTGCCGTTGATTTTGTTTCCCATTATCGTGCCCGTGTTGATTTCCAGCGTGAAGGCGACCGGCCTGATCTTGTCCGGCGGCGCCGGAGTAAGTGAGGTCCTGGTTTGGCTCCGGCTCCTGGGAGTCTATGACCTGGTCTTTCTGGTAGTGCCCTTTCTTTTATTTGAATTTGTATTGGAGGTGTAG
- the ccsA gene encoding cytochrome c biogenesis protein CcsA — MLASLYMVFIYAPLEKVMREVQKIFYFHVGTAWNAALAFVVVFVACVLYLKTKDLKWDRLGRASAEIGVLFTTLVLVTGPIWAKSAWNTWWTWEPRLTSTLVLWFIYIAYFLVRGAVAENHRKATLGAVFGIIGFCNIPIVYLSIHIWRLNHPMIFGSGGGGLHPMMLHALIVTVFAFTALYLYLMQKALYIENSRQELEDLKRAVRERLD; from the coding sequence ATGCTGGCCTCGCTGTACATGGTCTTTATCTACGCCCCTTTGGAAAAAGTAATGCGGGAAGTGCAAAAAATTTTCTATTTCCATGTAGGCACGGCCTGGAATGCCGCTTTAGCCTTCGTGGTGGTCTTTGTGGCCTGTGTTCTCTACTTGAAGACTAAAGACCTGAAATGGGACCGGCTGGGCCGGGCCAGCGCGGAAATAGGCGTCTTGTTCACTACGCTGGTGTTAGTTACGGGACCTATTTGGGCCAAAAGTGCCTGGAATACCTGGTGGACCTGGGAGCCCAGGCTGACCAGCACCCTAGTGCTGTGGTTTATCTACATCGCCTATTTCCTGGTGCGAGGGGCCGTGGCGGAGAATCACCGGAAAGCCACCTTGGGCGCTGTCTTCGGCATTATCGGCTTTTGCAATATTCCCATTGTGTACTTATCCATCCATATCTGGCGCTTGAATCATCCCATGATTTTCGGCTCTGGGGGTGGCGGTCTGCACCCCATGATGCTGCATGCCCTGATTGTGACGGTTTTTGCCTTTACCGCTTTGTATCTTTACTTGATGCAAAAGGCTCTATACATTGAAAACAGCCGCCAGGAACTGGAGGACCTGAAGCGTGCCGTGCGCGAGCGGCTGGATTAG
- a CDS encoding FAD-dependent oxidoreductase, which yields MTNILEALAQNIIVDKEKCIFCGKCVEVCIVDNLRMKLAPCRQVCPLGLNCQGYAQLIARGEEAKALEVIGEDLPFPGILGRVCHHPCETECHRNKVDGSGVSLRVLKRYLADNYRLDIEQALPEKERPEKVAVIGGGPAGMMAAYTLRKKGYQVTIYEAGSRLGGMLTSCIPEFRLPGEVVLKETSVLAEMGVEVRYNTRVGQDVSLEEILEQHQAVILATGIPVSKKLGLPGEEAVNVYAALDYLKQAKDNTPNSTKDKTVLVIGGGNTAIDVAQTAYRLGAKEVRVVCLEDRGSMPAYPWEVADALEEGIIIENGWGPTSFVVEDGYVKSVEFQRCFAVLDEDGQFNPKFSPGEKQVFDADLVVVAVGQAMDTALDLGDIVVKNGFVLADAVTKQTSVDKVFAAGDVIAGPKSVADAMAMGREAAISVDRYLNDLPLAFDRNRLASCDLDFEVDFSKAKAIPRLQPPKLPGAERASFKELEQGITKEQAFLEAKRCLSCGEPYGKFRTCWSCLPCEVECPQEALYVKIPYLMR from the coding sequence ATGACTAATATCCTTGAGGCACTGGCACAGAATATTATCGTTGATAAAGAAAAATGCATCTTTTGCGGTAAGTGTGTGGAAGTGTGTATAGTCGATAACCTGAGAATGAAGCTGGCCCCTTGCCGGCAGGTTTGTCCCTTGGGTTTGAATTGTCAAGGCTATGCCCAACTGATCGCCAGGGGAGAAGAGGCCAAAGCGTTGGAAGTAATCGGAGAGGATTTGCCTTTCCCCGGTATTCTGGGCCGGGTTTGCCATCATCCCTGTGAAACGGAATGTCACCGGAATAAGGTGGACGGCAGCGGGGTCTCCTTAAGAGTACTGAAGAGGTACCTGGCAGATAACTACAGGCTGGACATCGAGCAGGCCCTGCCGGAAAAAGAACGACCGGAGAAGGTGGCCGTCATTGGCGGCGGGCCGGCCGGGATGATGGCAGCATACACCTTAAGGAAAAAAGGCTATCAAGTGACTATTTATGAGGCGGGCAGCCGGTTAGGAGGCATGTTGACCAGCTGCATACCCGAATTCCGCCTGCCGGGAGAAGTGGTGCTTAAAGAAACAAGTGTCTTGGCTGAGATGGGTGTGGAAGTCCGGTACAACACCAGAGTTGGCCAAGATGTAAGCCTAGAGGAGATTCTGGAGCAGCACCAGGCCGTAATCCTGGCGACGGGGATACCGGTTTCTAAGAAATTAGGCTTGCCGGGAGAAGAGGCCGTCAATGTCTATGCGGCATTGGATTACCTAAAGCAAGCCAAGGACAACACGCCAAACTCCACCAAAGACAAGACCGTACTGGTCATCGGCGGTGGTAACACAGCTATCGATGTGGCGCAAACTGCCTACCGGCTGGGTGCCAAAGAGGTCAGGGTAGTGTGCTTGGAGGACCGCGGAAGCATGCCGGCCTATCCATGGGAAGTTGCCGATGCATTGGAAGAAGGCATTATCATTGAAAACGGTTGGGGTCCTACCAGCTTTGTGGTGGAGGACGGTTACGTCAAGTCGGTAGAATTCCAGCGTTGCTTTGCCGTTCTTGATGAGGACGGCCAATTTAATCCCAAGTTCTCTCCGGGAGAAAAACAAGTGTTCGACGCCGATTTGGTGGTGGTAGCCGTTGGACAAGCCATGGACACAGCACTGGATTTAGGTGACATTGTCGTGAAAAACGGGTTCGTGCTGGCTGATGCCGTAACCAAACAAACCTCCGTGGACAAAGTATTTGCCGCCGGGGATGTGATTGCCGGACCCAAATCGGTAGCTGACGCTATGGCCATGGGGAGAGAAGCCGCCATTTCCGTGGACCGGTATCTGAATGACCTGCCCCTGGCTTTCGACCGTAACCGGTTGGCCTCCTGTGACCTGGACTTTGAGGTTGATTTTTCCAAAGCTAAAGCCATACCGAGATTGCAGCCGCCCAAACTGCCGGGAGCGGAAAGAGCCAGTTTCAAGGAATTGGAACAAGGCATCACCAAAGAGCAGGCATTCCTGGAAGCAAAGCGCTGTCTCTCCTGCGGCGAACCTTACGGTAAATTTAGAACCTGCTGGTCTTGCCTGCCGTGCGAGGTGGAGTGCCCGCAAGAAGCCCTTTATGTGAAGATACCTTATTTAATGAGGTAA
- a CDS encoding TRAP transporter small permease has translation MRYFKVCLDGLEKICTFGAVLTFAVMIIMGAMQVLCRYVAFGNYLYFTEEVARYMFIWGVFLASPVCLRRQSHAAIELIVNWMPEKARRIALIAAALCCIVFFLIVLVKGGELVGATWKQASPAMEIPMGSVYLAIPVGSFIMLLYSVEQLIREINPKLAGSKAQGEVTEC, from the coding sequence TTGAGATATTTTAAAGTATGCCTGGACGGGTTAGAGAAAATCTGCACATTCGGGGCCGTACTCACTTTTGCGGTGATGATTATCATGGGCGCCATGCAAGTTCTGTGCAGGTATGTGGCCTTCGGTAATTATTTGTACTTTACCGAAGAAGTAGCTCGTTATATGTTCATCTGGGGAGTGTTTTTGGCTTCTCCGGTATGCCTGCGCAGGCAAAGCCACGCGGCCATTGAACTGATTGTCAACTGGATGCCGGAGAAAGCAAGAAGAATAGCCTTAATTGCTGCTGCCCTTTGCTGTATTGTTTTCTTTTTGATCGTTTTGGTCAAAGGCGGCGAATTAGTTGGGGCCACCTGGAAACAGGCTTCCCCTGCCATGGAAATCCCCATGGGATCCGTCTATCTGGCTATTCCCGTTGGGTCCTTCATCATGCTTTTATACTCCGTTGAGCAGCTAATCCGTGAAATCAACCCCAAGCTGGCAGGTAGCAAGGCTCAAGGGGAGGTGACGGAATGTTAA
- a CDS encoding CcmD family protein, whose translation MTYVWAAYTAVWLFIFGYTLTLSSRQKKIERELALLKETIQRENRG comes from the coding sequence ATGACGTATGTTTGGGCAGCTTATACAGCCGTGTGGTTATTTATCTTTGGCTACACTCTTACCTTGAGCAGCCGGCAAAAGAAAATCGAAAGGGAACTGGCGCTCTTGAAAGAAACCATCCAAAGAGAAAACCGTGGCTAA
- the ccmA gene encoding heme ABC exporter ATP-binding protein CcmA — translation MIRAENVSKEIAGRFILKDINLAIQPGEFVTVLGPNGAGKTTLLKILSLVLKPSKGKVYIDGKDAGEAERKLRQKMGVISHNTFLYDNLSAYENLAFYGKLYGVPNLPARIEAVLDEVGLHYVLHDPVRTFSRGMQQRLAIARAILHEPVLLFLDEPYTGLDQHAIDILNGVLRRLADHRRTIFMVTHNYEQGLELSQRVLILNKGRLVYSTQTGGLTGAQFKELYRRYVGGVQA, via the coding sequence ATCATCCGGGCAGAAAATGTCTCCAAGGAAATCGCCGGCCGGTTTATTCTTAAAGATATTAACCTGGCTATCCAGCCGGGAGAATTTGTCACGGTGCTGGGACCTAACGGCGCCGGCAAGACGACCCTGCTGAAAATCCTGTCCCTGGTGTTAAAGCCTTCCAAGGGTAAGGTCTACATTGACGGTAAAGATGCCGGTGAAGCCGAAAGAAAACTAAGACAGAAGATGGGAGTCATCTCCCATAACACCTTCTTGTATGACAACCTGTCCGCTTATGAGAATCTGGCTTTTTACGGGAAACTCTATGGGGTGCCCAACCTGCCGGCCCGGATTGAGGCGGTGCTGGATGAAGTAGGGCTGCATTACGTCTTGCATGACCCGGTGCGGACTTTTTCCCGGGGGATGCAGCAGCGGCTGGCCATCGCCAGGGCCATCCTGCATGAACCGGTGTTGCTGTTCTTGGATGAACCTTATACGGGTTTAGACCAGCATGCCATTGATATTCTAAACGGTGTGCTGCGCCGCCTGGCGGACCACCGGCGGACCATCTTCATGGTGACCCATAATTATGAGCAGGGTTTGGAGTTAAGCCAGCGGGTTCTGATTCTCAACAAGGGGCGGTTGGTGTACAGCACCCAAACCGGCGGCCTCACTGGGGCCCAGTTTAAAGAACTCTACCGCCGGTACGTAGGGGGTGTGCAAGCATGA
- a CDS encoding FAD-binding protein, translated as MKTSVISTDILIIGGGSGGIMAALRAKEMNPDQRVVVFEKSHMKYGGSIPRGMDALNIVTVPGEATPEDYVVDAVQGCEGILDEGPSYEMAKRSWPIMQKLISWGVHFPKYDGKYEIVKAHPNKGYTVTMKEPNLKTILYERLEKTDCIVLNRTMALDLIVDNGRVAGAVGLNVRTGELIVCHAKAVIMTSGGCARFGLPMNGYLYGVYDCPSNTGDGYTMAYRAGAELTGLEYTMNYYIIKDISSPLLYITLTRGAQLLNAFDERLDHGHPSNKSIINEHVNGRGYVRIRMSHLPEEKIKSIEDILFTTEKPACQRFFEGRGINFRSKDIELGPTETYLCGGHGITGIVVDEQARASLPGLYAAGDVSSVGRGHLSGAFIFGEIAAESATEYAKSVGEDRADAAPFVEAIKDKVNRWQDASGEVSIEEFEYKTRRLIQEFIAPPKNDYKLRRGLETMEVMEKELFEKVRINRVHDLVKALEVENIISCGILSATASRERKESRWGFWHYRSDYPQRDDENYLKLLIVKKDASTNKPVVTLRDPQKVLNIDENFKGRVSVHD; from the coding sequence TTGAAAACAAGTGTCATCTCTACCGATATTCTCATTATCGGTGGCGGCAGCGGCGGGATCATGGCTGCCCTGCGGGCAAAAGAAATGAATCCTGATCAAAGAGTTGTAGTGTTCGAGAAAAGCCACATGAAGTACGGCGGCAGTATTCCAAGAGGCATGGATGCCTTGAATATTGTTACGGTGCCCGGCGAGGCTACCCCGGAAGACTATGTGGTGGATGCCGTCCAGGGTTGTGAAGGAATTCTCGATGAAGGGCCTAGTTATGAGATGGCGAAGAGAAGCTGGCCCATTATGCAGAAACTCATTTCCTGGGGAGTTCATTTTCCCAAATATGACGGCAAATATGAAATAGTGAAGGCTCATCCCAATAAAGGCTACACCGTCACCATGAAGGAGCCGAATTTAAAAACCATTCTTTACGAAAGACTGGAAAAGACTGATTGTATTGTGCTCAACCGGACCATGGCCTTGGATTTAATTGTGGACAACGGCCGGGTGGCCGGGGCGGTAGGCCTGAATGTTAGGACCGGGGAATTAATCGTCTGTCATGCCAAAGCGGTAATTATGACCTCCGGCGGCTGCGCCCGGTTTGGGCTGCCCATGAACGGTTATCTCTATGGGGTTTATGATTGTCCCTCCAATACAGGGGACGGCTATACCATGGCTTACCGGGCCGGGGCGGAATTAACGGGCTTGGAATATACTATGAATTACTATATCATCAAAGACATCAGTTCGCCTCTTTTGTACATCACCCTGACCCGGGGCGCTCAACTGCTGAACGCATTTGATGAAAGGCTGGATCACGGTCATCCTTCCAACAAATCCATCATCAATGAGCACGTGAACGGTCGTGGCTATGTCAGGATTAGGATGAGCCACCTGCCCGAGGAGAAGATCAAGAGTATCGAAGACATCTTGTTCACCACGGAAAAACCTGCCTGCCAGCGCTTCTTTGAAGGCCGGGGCATCAACTTTAGAAGCAAGGACATTGAACTAGGGCCTACGGAAACTTACCTGTGCGGTGGTCATGGTATCACCGGTATCGTGGTGGATGAGCAGGCCAGAGCATCCCTGCCGGGCCTGTATGCTGCCGGGGACGTGTCCAGCGTCGGTAGGGGCCACTTGAGCGGTGCCTTTATATTCGGCGAAATCGCGGCGGAATCCGCTACCGAGTATGCCAAATCCGTCGGCGAAGACCGGGCCGATGCAGCTCCCTTTGTGGAAGCCATCAAGGATAAAGTCAACCGCTGGCAGGATGCCAGTGGGGAAGTATCCATTGAGGAGTTCGAATATAAGACCCGCAGGTTGATCCAGGAATTCATAGCGCCTCCTAAGAATGATTATAAACTCAGGCGCGGCCTTGAAACCATGGAAGTGATGGAGAAAGAACTATTTGAAAAGGTGAGGATCAACAGGGTACACGACCTGGTCAAAGCCCTGGAAGTGGAAAACATTATTTCCTGCGGCATCCTGTCGGCGACGGCCTCCCGGGAAAGGAAAGAAAGCAGGTGGGGATTCTGGCATTACCGCTCTGACTACCCGCAAAGAGACGACGAGAACTATCTTAAACTGCTGATAGTGAAAAAGGACGCTAGTACAAATAAACCGGTGGTTACCCTTCGCGACCCCCAAAAGGTACTGAACATAGATGAGAACTTCAAAGGGAGGGTATCAGTACATGACTAA